CATCTTTCCTCACGTGCAACCGAACTTCTTCGTTCTTCTCAACACGACAAGTCCTTACCCCGGAGAACTCTCTCACGTGAGAGATCCTCTCTGTAAGAGCCGACCAAATCGCTCTCTCAGTATGCGGTTTCCGGGACAGTCCTGCAATAGATTCGCTTTTCAGATGGTTTTAATCGCTTCTGCCAATCTGCTGAGTTCTGCTTCAGATGTCAAATGAATCCGTCTGATTCGGCGTCCGGTCTGTTTTAGAGCTTCGTAGTCTCCCAACGCCTGCGCTGTCTTGAGCACTCCAAACGAATACTTTTCCCCGGGGATTGGAATATCTTCGCTATCTTCGCACGTGATAAGCAGGAATATTCCCGTATCCGGCCCGCCCTTGTGAATCTGCCCTGTTGAATGCAGATATCTTGGACCGAAACCCACGGTAGTTGCTACCTGGAACCTATCACGAATATTCGAACGCATCTGTTCGAGCAGATCTTTATTCTCGCCGTTAGCTCGCATGAATACATTAAGTCCTACATAATCACGGCGTCTTACAGATTCAAAAAAGTTTCTGAGGTTCTCGGAAATGTTCGGATCGTCTAAGGTGAGAAAATCGCCAGCGGGCATTCTGCCGTCTTTTATAAAAGTTTCCAGATACTTCTTTGTAATGTCTTTCGATTGTTGCACGTTTGGTTGATCGAATGGATTGATCTTCAATATGATCCCTGAAATCGCGGTGGCAAATTCCCACCTGAACATTTCCCGGCCGAGATCGTAGGCATTATGCATGCGCTGGGTAACTACGCGATGTCCAGCCTGTTCCAAATCCGACATCGCTTGATCGTAGGTATCGTCTCCGTCCAGGCGTATGTATATGAAAACCCGATCGTCCCCATATGAATTCGGAAGTCCGACTTCTTCACCCGCGATGGGAAGAACGCCTTTGCCTTCTTTTCCCGTGCTTTCGGCAACCAATTGCTCTAGCCAGTTGGCAAAAGTCTCCAGTCCCGGAGAAATGACCAGAGTCAGTTTATCGAAACCATGAAGCGCTGCTTCCGAGATGATCGTTCCAAGCCAAGTACCCGGATTTTCAAGGGAGGACACTTCCGGTCCGCAAGCCTCAGCAGATTGGTCGGCTCTCATCAGCAATCTCTTGAGATTGATACCCATGAGAGCGGCAGGGACAAGACCAAAATATGAGAGAGCACTGAAACGCCCCCCAATATCCGGGGGATTAAGAAACGTGCGCCTGAATTTGCCCTGTGCCGCCAATTTGCCCAAATGGGTGTTTGGGTCCGTTATGGCAATGAAATGATCTCCTGCCTGGTCACCTACGGCTGCTTCCATCTGTTTTCTGAAATGCTTGTAGAGCGACATCACTTCCACAGTTGTGCCGGACTTGCTTGCCACGATGAACATGGTTTTTTTCAGGTCAAGACTTCGTTCCATGTCCAGGATTGCTCCGGGAACAGTTGTATCTATAATTTTCAACACGGGATAATCGTCAATGACCCCAAAACAGGACGAAAAGACCTCCGAAACAAGACTGCTACCACCCATGCCGAGGAGAACAACGGATTCTATTCCCGATTCCTTGATTTCCAGCGCGAATTCCTTAATTTTGGGCTGCTCCTCTTGCATGCGATTGATTACGTGCAGCCATCCAAGTCGTTGTGCTATTGCAGACCCCACCTTCGGGTCAGCGGTCCAAACGGAGGTGTCAGTGCTCCATATACTTTCTCCAACGTTCTTGTCGTCAAATTGCTTAAAAAGCGCATCCACATCCTGTTGAAGCTCTCCGAGCGATGCCGATCGATGTCCCCATCCTCGCAATAAACGGGTGCGTTTTGTTTCGATGTCTTTCATGATTTTCAAATACGACCCGGCAAATGCCCGTAATCCATCTTGCAGAAGCTTGTCCAGAAGATCGGGCACATGTATTCCCATGGATTTCAACGAGCGGAAAAGGGATCGAGCGTCTTCCACACCTCCGTCCAATGAAAGACTCGGACGCCCATGATCCCTGAAAGCTTGCAGAGTCGCCGGAGGTATCGTGTTTACAGTGTGGGGACCGATCAACGCATCGACATAGTACGTATCCGGGTAGTCAGGATTCTTCGTACTGGTGCTCGCCCAAACGATTCTCTGAGGCTGAGCCCCTTGTGCTTTGAGATCTTCGAATAACTCGGATTCAAAAGTCTCCTTGAAAATACTGTATGCAAGCTTAGCATTTGCTATCGCCGCTTTCCCCAACATGCTGAGGCCAACAGATCTATGGGAGGGATCGGTTCTATCCTTCAATTGCTCGTCCACAACGGTATCCACTCTGCTCACGAAAAAAGACGCTACCGAAGCGACATTCCCAAGATCGCGCCCGGTTTCGGCCAGTTTTTCAAGGCCTCTGAGATAAGCATCGATCGTGTCCCGATACTGATCCAGTGAAAAGATGAGTGTGATGTTGACGTTAATTCCTTCCGCTATCAACTCGATTACAGCATCCAGTCCCTCGGCAGTGGCAGGAACCTTGATCATGAGATTCTTTCGGTCGACCCGGGAGAACAGCCGTTTCGCCTCGGCTATGGTCTGCTCTGTGTCGTACGCCAATTCCGGTGAGACTTCCAGGCTGACGAATCCATCCCGTCCGCGGGTCTCTTCGTAAACAGGCAGGAGTGTGTCTGCAGCTTCTTGGATGTCGGGAATCACGAGCTCTTCATAAATCTGAGCTATGCCAAGACCGGTATCGACCAGATTATGAACGTCGTTGTCGTAGATTCTCTCTTCCCGTAATGCTTTCTCCAAAATAGAGGGGTTTGAAGTGACACCCGTAACGCCATCGATTTCGATCATTCTGCGGAGTTCGCCCGAACGCAACAGTTCGCGGCTGAGATTGTCATACCATACAGCTTGGCCGAGGTAGACGAGATCCCGCAATGGATTCATAGCTGCCTCCAGGTCTGGTTGCCACGTATTCGCTTGACAGATCGAGAAAGTGTGGCTAAGAATAGTTTCGGAGGATTTTACACGAATCTGCGAATGTCTACAATGTAGATGAGTTCCGGAAATGGATTTGAAGCAGTATCTTGAAATTCAAAGCCGTGAAATAGAGCGGCACAAGTGGATAGAGTCCGAGAAAGCCGGGAGAGACCTGGGAATGGATGCAGCCATAGATTGGATTCTGAAATATGCGGCCGCGTTCAGCGATCAACTCAATCCGGAAAATAAAGCCTGACCACTCTTCAGCGCACGGATTTTCCCGCCCGCTCGATTACCCATCCTGAGATATGCCAGTACAGTTCCACCTATTTCCAGACATTTACCTCACTGCTTATTTCACAAGAACCAGATATACTACTAA
The sequence above is a segment of the Desulfomonile tiedjei DSM 6799 genome. Coding sequences within it:
- a CDS encoding bifunctional transaldolase/phosoglucose isomerase, translated to MNPLRDLVYLGQAVWYDNLSRELLRSGELRRMIEIDGVTGVTSNPSILEKALREERIYDNDVHNLVDTGLGIAQIYEELVIPDIQEAADTLLPVYEETRGRDGFVSLEVSPELAYDTEQTIAEAKRLFSRVDRKNLMIKVPATAEGLDAVIELIAEGINVNITLIFSLDQYRDTIDAYLRGLEKLAETGRDLGNVASVASFFVSRVDTVVDEQLKDRTDPSHRSVGLSMLGKAAIANAKLAYSIFKETFESELFEDLKAQGAQPQRIVWASTSTKNPDYPDTYYVDALIGPHTVNTIPPATLQAFRDHGRPSLSLDGGVEDARSLFRSLKSMGIHVPDLLDKLLQDGLRAFAGSYLKIMKDIETKRTRLLRGWGHRSASLGELQQDVDALFKQFDDKNVGESIWSTDTSVWTADPKVGSAIAQRLGWLHVINRMQEEQPKIKEFALEIKESGIESVVLLGMGGSSLVSEVFSSCFGVIDDYPVLKIIDTTVPGAILDMERSLDLKKTMFIVASKSGTTVEVMSLYKHFRKQMEAAVGDQAGDHFIAITDPNTHLGKLAAQGKFRRTFLNPPDIGGRFSALSYFGLVPAALMGINLKRLLMRADQSAEACGPEVSSLENPGTWLGTIISEAALHGFDKLTLVISPGLETFANWLEQLVAESTGKEGKGVLPIAGEEVGLPNSYGDDRVFIYIRLDGDDTYDQAMSDLEQAGHRVVTQRMHNAYDLGREMFRWEFATAISGIILKINPFDQPNVQQSKDITKKYLETFIKDGRMPAGDFLTLDDPNISENLRNFFESVRRRDYVGLNVFMRANGENKDLLEQMRSNIRDRFQVATTVGFGPRYLHSTGQIHKGGPDTGIFLLITCEDSEDIPIPGEKYSFGVLKTAQALGDYEALKQTGRRIRRIHLTSEAELSRLAEAIKTI